TTTCATGGTTGATTTCTCTCCTTCCGCCCTGGTTCATTTGCTGAGCCAGAGTAAGTTACCTTCCTATACTAAACGATTTTTTTATGCGTCGCAATAGTTATTTTTCGGTCGGTGTTTCCTTCTTGACGGTACGCGGTTTTGCTGGTGCGCGTCGGACCGCCTTCTTCTTTTCTTTCTCGAGTTCAACGAAAAATTCTTCATTGTTTTTCGTGTCACGAATCTTACGCAGGAACGTATCGACGAACTCGTTCGACTCGTTCATCGTCCGGCGAATCGTCCAGAGCGCATCGAGCTGCTCTTTTGGAAGCAACAGTTCTTCCTTCCGCGTACCCGATTTTCGGATGTCAATCGCTGGGAAGATTCGACGCTCTGACAACTTCCGATCAAGATGCAGTTCCATGTTGCCAGTTCCTTTGAATTCTTCATAGATGACGTCATCCATGCGCGATCCCGTCTCGACAAGCGCCGTCGCAAGAATCGTTAAACTACCACCGTGCTCGATGTTTCGCGCCGCACCAAAGAACCGTTTTGGTTTATGGAATGCAGCTGGGTCGATCCCGCCTGAGAGCGTTCGTCCGCTTTGCGGCACCGTTAAGTTATAGGCCCGTGTCAGACGCGTGATCGAATCCATCAAGATGACGACATCCTTCTTGTGTTCGACGAGTCGCATCGCCCGCTCGAGGACCAGCTCAGAAATCCGGACGTGATTGTCTGGTGTTTCGTCAAACGTCGAACTGACGACATCTGCTCCCGGAACTGAACGCTCGATGTCCGTGACTTCCTCAGGTCGCTCATCAATCAAGAGAATAATCAGTTCGACATCCGGATGATTCTCTTGAATCGAGTTCGCGATTTCTTTGAGGAGTGATGTCTTCCCTGCTTTTGGTGGTGCGACGATCAAACCACGTTGACCAAACCCAACCGGTGCAATCATATCCATGACACGAACGGATAAATGGCGCGGCTCTGTCTCTAGACGCATCAAACGATCCGGATAAATCGGTGTCAATGCCGGGAAGAACAGACGATTACGGGCTGTATCCGGTGCTTCACCGTTAACGGCTTCCACGCTAAGTAATCCTTGGAACCGTTCGTTTTCCTTCGGTGGACGGACTTTACCTGTGACGACATCACCATTACGTAGATTAAAGCGTCGGATTTGAGATGCTGCGATATAAATATCTTCAGAGGATTGGGAATAATTGATAGGACGAAGGAAGCCAAAGCCACCATCGTTTTGCATTTGTGGATTGCCAGGGATGACTTCGAGTACCCCTTCGAGGAAATAAAGACCAGTCGATTCAGCCTGTGCTTTTAGAATCTTGAACATCAACTCGCGTTTACGAGCTTCCCGGTATTGTGGGACATTTTTTGTCTTTGCGATTTCATAGAGTTCTTTTAATGTCAGTTGACTCAATTGAGCCAGTGTATAGGAACGTTCTGGTTTATCTTTTTTATCAGTTGTTGGCATGTTCTTCACCTATTCTTTATAAATTCAACTGCATTCAGCATACTTCCATACATACAGCAGGAGGTATGTAATTTTATTCGTGAACTAAAGGTATCATATTTTTTTTGATTCGTCGTCAACAATCCTTTGCGTTTCTTACTTTGTAATATTCAAAGATATTATTTCAGTTATGTTACAAAAACATCTGTTTTGTCTTCTAACTGAAAAAACGTTTTCAAGTGTGCTCGTGCTAAGATATTCCTGCAGACAAAATTCTTACACAGTTGTAAGGTAGACTGCTTAATCACACACTTAATGATTTCATCATATAACTTACGGACGCAACACACTACATTAAACGGAGGAATTCTTAACATGAAACGTTTTCTAGCATCGATCGCGACGGCAGCCTTAGTGGTTTCAGGTTTTACATCAGTGGGTACAGGTAAAGTTGAAGCAGCGACAGTCACGAAAGTCAAGATCACGGACAACGGTCTTCGTGTTCGGACAGCACCTTCTACGAAAGCAAGCATCGTCGGGAAAGTCAACGCTGGTCAAGTCTTTACATACAAAGGCAAATCAGGCAGCTGGACAAAAATCTCATACGGCGGTAAAACACGCTATGTCTACTCACAGTACACAAAGACATACAAATCATCTTCTAGCGCTAAAAAATCAACGAGCTCTTCTTCTAAACGGACGAAAATCCTGAGCGAAGCAGCAAAACATAAAGGTACACCTTATGTATGGGGCGGAACGACGACTCGTGGATTCGACTGCTCTGGTTTCACAAGCTACGTGTACAAGAAAGCGGCTGGTAAAACATTGCCACGTACGTCTTCTTCACAATATTCTTCTTCTAAGAAAGTCAGTGTTTCAAAAGTACAACCAGGAGATCTTGTCTTCTTCTCACACGGTAGCGGCATTCAGCACGTTGGGATCGCAACAAGCAAGTCAAGCATGGTCAACTCAGAAACAGGTGGCGTTAAATACTCAAGCTTCAAATCAGGGTACTGGGGTTCACGCCTTGTCGGCGCAGGATCTTACCTATAATTCATCATCTCAAAGCGGTTGAGCATTGGCTCGATCGCTTTTTTTCATCTCATTCATAAGGAGGAAATAGGATGCATGTCTTAATCACAGGTGCTTCAAGAGGTCTTGGTCGTGAATTCGCTTATCTGCATGCACGACAAGGGGATCACGTCCTGCTCGTCGGACGCGATGCGACAGCACTCTTCGAAACGAAGTTCCATGTCGAGCGACTCGGTGGAACGGCAACCGTCTTTCCGTATGACTTAACGAAGCGGACGCATCGTCTTGCACTGTTTCGGGCAACGGAACACATTCCGGTCGACTGCGTCATCAACAATGCTGGAATCGGCGTCTTCGGTTCCTTCCTTGAGACCTCGTTTGAAGACGAGTCTCGAATGATTGCTTTGAACATCGAAGCATTAACACACGTAACGAAGGTCTATGCCTCTCGCATGAAAGAACAGGGAATCAAAGGACGGATCGTCCATCTCGCTTCAACGGCTGCATTTGAAGGTGGTCCATGGCTGAGTGTCTACTACGCGACGAAAGCCTACGTCCTTCATTTCTCGGAAGGATTAACGGAAGAGCTTGCAGCAGACGGGATTCAAGTCAGCGTCGTCTGTCCGGGCGCGACACATACCGGTTTCGAATCAGCAGCAAACCTTGAACAATCTCGGCTGTTCTTGCGACCGGGAGTCATGGATGCTCCGACGGTTGCGCGTATTGCCTACCGCGGCTATATGAAGGGGAAAACGTTCATCGTTCCTGGCTTCGGGAATGCCTGGTATATCTTTTCGACACGTTTTCTACCGCGTCGGTACGTCACCCGACAAGCAGGAGAAGTCCAGCGTCCGCGGTGATAGTTATAATGTTCATTATTTCAATATTCATGACGTTCATCCTCAACTCCTACAGGAAAAGGGAACGGGTTCAACGTTTCCGTCAGGGTAAGGTAAGACCCGGCATTTCGCATAAGTTGCGAGATGTCGCGGCTTACCTCCCGCCTGAGGAAAGTGAGGATATGAACGTTATCAGTTTTAAACATCACCAAAAAAGAGTTGGCATTCCGGAGATGATCCGGAACGCCAACTCTTTTCATGTGTGGATCCAGACGTTCTCTTTGGGGAGTCGGTCTGTTTTACTTAATGACAAGCTTCGGTTTCTTCTTGAACGAGTGGATACCCTCGACAAAGCGAACCGTTCCAGATTTCGCGCGCATGACGACAGAGTGTGTCTGACCGCCTTGCGCCGTGAACTGAACACCTTTCATCAATTCACTGTCCGTGACGCCTGTCGCAGCAAAGATACAGTCATCTCCGGCAACGAGGTCGTCCATCATGAGGATCTTCGATGGATCTTCAATGCCCATCTTCTTGCACCGCTCGACTTCTGCCTCGTCTGCTGGTAACAAGCGTCCTTGGAGCTCACCACCGAGACATTTCAAGGCAACGGCAGCAAGAACGCCTTCCGGTGCACCACCTGAACCGAGTAAGATATCGATCCCTGTGTGCGGGAATGCCGTATTGATCGCAGCAGCGACGTCACCGTCACCAATCAAGCGAATCCGCGCCCCTGTTGCCCGAATTCGTTGAATGATCTCTTCATGACGTTCACGATCAAGGATCGAGACGACGACGTCTTCGATTTCCTTGTTCTTCGCCTTCGCGACTGCCGCGATGTTTTCTTCGATCGTCGCATCCAGACTGATATGCCCTGCCGCTTCCGGACCGACTGCGATCTTATCCATGTACATATCCGGTGCGTGAAGCAAATCGCCTGCATCCGCGACAGCGAGGACAGCAAGTGCGCCCCATGTTCCTTTTGCGACGATGTTCGTTCCTTCAAGCGGATCGACAGCGACGTCGAGTCGTGGTCCATACCCATTTCCTAGCTTTTCTCCAATGTAAAGCATTGGTGCTTCATCCATCTCGCCTTCCCCGATAACGACGGTTCCTTTCATCGGAATCGTATCGAAGACGTCACGCATTGCGCTTGTTGCCGCGTCATCCGCTTCATTCTTCAATCCTTTTCCCATCCAACGCGCAGAGGCAAGCGCTGCTGCCTCCGTGACGCGTACAAGTTCCATTGATAGACTTCTCTCCATGTGTATGTCCCCTCTCCCTTGTTACAAATCGGTCAAATCGTTTCACGCCATACGAGGGCGCCTAGTTCCTTCAACTTCTGATCAAATCGTTCGTAACTCTGGTCAAGCACTTCTGCGTGGTGCAACGTCGTCTCCCCTGAAGCGAGAAGTCCCGCCAAGACAAGTGCTGCGCCACCGCGTGGGTCCGGTGCCTCGATTTCCGTACCAAGTAAGGTTTCTCCACCACGAATGATGATTGAGGCGTCTTCATGCGTGATCCGAGCGTTCAAGCGCCGTAGCTCCTGTACATGTCGGAAACGTTGCGGATACAATTTATCGACGACGATACTCGCTCCTTTTGCTTGCAACAATGCTGCCGAGATGACAGGTTGTAGATCGCTTGGGAATCCACCGTAGTGGAAGACACGAATATCGACCGGCTTCGCCTCCTGAAACGTCGCCGTGACGGAATCATCCGTTGCTTCGATCAACGCACCGTACCGCTCGAGTTTTTGGATGACGCTCTCGAGATGAAGCGGAATGACGTTGTCGACGGTGACGCGTCCAAGTGCCGCCCCCATCGTCAAGAATGTCCCTGCTTCCATCCGGTCCGGAATCAAGGTATGCCGGCAACCACTTAGTTGCGATACGCCCTTGATTCGAATCTCGTCCGTTCCTGCCCCTTTGACGCTTGCCCCCATGTTCGTCAACATCGTACTGACGTCGATGACTTCTGGGTCATAGGCAGCATTTTCGATGACAGTGGTTCCTTCAGCGAAGACAGCGACGAGTAACGCACTGATCGTCGCTCCGAAAGACGGGAGATCGAGGTAAATCCGGTTGCCGACGAGACGATCGACGCGCATGTAATGGACGCCTTGCTCGTTACGTACAGAAACACCGAGACGCTCTAGTGCTTTGATGTGTAAATCAATCGGTCGTGGTCCGATGGCATAACCTCCAGGCAGACCGACGACTCCTTGTTTGAATCTGGCTGCCAGAACGCTCATGAGGTAGATCGATCCGCGTAACTTGCGCGTCTCCGCACCCGTCAACGGCATCGATTCGACCCGACTTGGATCAATCGTCACCATATCGCCTTGACGTGTCACGACC
This region of Exiguobacterium acetylicum DSM 20416 genomic DNA includes:
- the rho gene encoding transcription termination factor Rho, whose translation is MPTTDKKDKPERSYTLAQLSQLTLKELYEIAKTKNVPQYREARKRELMFKILKAQAESTGLYFLEGVLEVIPGNPQMQNDGGFGFLRPINYSQSSEDIYIAASQIRRFNLRNGDVVTGKVRPPKENERFQGLLSVEAVNGEAPDTARNRLFFPALTPIYPDRLMRLETEPRHLSVRVMDMIAPVGFGQRGLIVAPPKAGKTSLLKEIANSIQENHPDVELIILLIDERPEEVTDIERSVPGADVVSSTFDETPDNHVRISELVLERAMRLVEHKKDVVILMDSITRLTRAYNLTVPQSGRTLSGGIDPAAFHKPKRFFGAARNIEHGGSLTILATALVETGSRMDDVIYEEFKGTGNMELHLDRKLSERRIFPAIDIRKSGTRKEELLLPKEQLDALWTIRRTMNESNEFVDTFLRKIRDTKNNEEFFVELEKEKKKAVRRAPAKPRTVKKETPTEK
- a CDS encoding C40 family peptidase: MKRFLASIATAALVVSGFTSVGTGKVEAATVTKVKITDNGLRVRTAPSTKASIVGKVNAGQVFTYKGKSGSWTKISYGGKTRYVYSQYTKTYKSSSSAKKSTSSSSKRTKILSEAAKHKGTPYVWGGTTTRGFDCSGFTSYVYKKAAGKTLPRTSSSQYSSSKKVSVSKVQPGDLVFFSHGSGIQHVGIATSKSSMVNSETGGVKYSSFKSGYWGSRLVGAGSYL
- a CDS encoding SDR family NAD(P)-dependent oxidoreductase is translated as MHVLITGASRGLGREFAYLHARQGDHVLLVGRDATALFETKFHVERLGGTATVFPYDLTKRTHRLALFRATEHIPVDCVINNAGIGVFGSFLETSFEDESRMIALNIEALTHVTKVYASRMKEQGIKGRIVHLASTAAFEGGPWLSVYYATKAYVLHFSEGLTEELAADGIQVSVVCPGATHTGFESAANLEQSRLFLRPGVMDAPTVARIAYRGYMKGKTFIVPGFGNAWYIFSTRFLPRRYVTRQAGEVQRPR
- the glpX gene encoding class II fructose-bisphosphatase, producing the protein MERSLSMELVRVTEAAALASARWMGKGLKNEADDAATSAMRDVFDTIPMKGTVVIGEGEMDEAPMLYIGEKLGNGYGPRLDVAVDPLEGTNIVAKGTWGALAVLAVADAGDLLHAPDMYMDKIAVGPEAAGHISLDATIEENIAAVAKAKNKEIEDVVVSILDRERHEEIIQRIRATGARIRLIGDGDVAAAINTAFPHTGIDILLGSGGAPEGVLAAVALKCLGGELQGRLLPADEAEVERCKKMGIEDPSKILMMDDLVAGDDCIFAATGVTDSELMKGVQFTAQGGQTHSVVMRAKSGTVRFVEGIHSFKKKPKLVIK
- the murA gene encoding UDP-N-acetylglucosamine 1-carboxyvinyltransferase, which gives rise to MDILHIVGQQRLEGTVSISGSKQSAIPCLAAALLTDQTVVLEGMPEIGDVATMIEILETLGAVVTRQGDMVTIDPSRVESMPLTGAETRKLRGSIYLMSVLAARFKQGVVGLPGGYAIGPRPIDLHIKALERLGVSVRNEQGVHYMRVDRLVGNRIYLDLPSFGATISALLVAVFAEGTTVIENAAYDPEVIDVSTMLTNMGASVKGAGTDEIRIKGVSQLSGCRHTLIPDRMEAGTFLTMGAALGRVTVDNVIPLHLESVIQKLERYGALIEATDDSVTATFQEAKPVDIRVFHYGGFPSDLQPVISAALLQAKGASIVVDKLYPQRFRHVQELRRLNARITHEDASIIIRGGETLLGTEIEAPDPRGGAALVLAGLLASGETTLHHAEVLDQSYERFDQKLKELGALVWRETI